In one Candidatus Eisenbacteria bacterium genomic region, the following are encoded:
- a CDS encoding T9SS type A sorting domain-containing protein → MLDRLSQPRGPDAARGGLYAVDPWAGSVDTLLAVADHPELRFPTGLAYGRTDELLLVDKDANPMGYPGRPGAVYSFDLQSRTLRLLAASDKFVEPSDVILESTGSVLIVDYEADPSGTQPRSGCLFEIDPLSGAVTPVPHQAYTFVDPIGLAEGPLRRVYVVDISANPRALPQNTGAVFQVIREAGNLTVLLSADTLYADPTDILVEDSGRIIVSDRESDPFDFGPGDHGALLSFFPHSGPVSVYAGHGTLRGPEGLALFREGSLSVSSLDLADINGPPALPGDSLRFEVLVSNAGPARIESAMASLYVSDRLSLIAVEGSPGIGLDPRAGGLTWLGDLEPAETARVGGWARINDDLVFGERIFGYTRIAGPGAPAPDTAGLRGVTYLGPGDVVLVDLNADLGAGTARGTLFFLREGEGETTPIISADPSWFDPTAVEYEGPGRLLMADPSGAGGGRIFSVDYLNGTSRIWISDPRLGTPVDLCMTRGGDLLIVDQLASLQNPTGQRPAIFIKRAGQSGLSVFTDHPALAAPDQLAEDDLGRLWLVDSQADPNGLQHGSGALFRIDAQTGALADTLQFREFVRPTGVVVWPEAGLAVVDGRARQLGPIGTGVIFQVDPDRETLGVRIEDPRFRLPRNAAFTLGGDLWIVDAIARDDALPGAPGTLFSYSPESGEIKTVAQSPDYVTPADLYIVPGPTPRFYSYDVEDLDGPPVEPGDEVRVTARIGNSGPVETRGVAYTDTLPAWVVLDPETIRYEAGTLQLLPELGVIVWNVDLGSETSYTITYEGRVRPEAPQGLEILFRSHLRTAEGVHRVRKASKRLPVFFEEEYLYLVDSDCDPFRFGKTVGALWKIHLRTGNTVTMASSESMVEPVACLMMPSSPPELFIVDELANPRGHAVGRGALWRLLPLESAIEVVSAEPTFRNPLTAIPIGDHELLLLDGLANPFNLPARFGPGAIYHVDTLTRETTPYHSDTLFVSPKDILLDGRGGLLVIDAEADPGGYGFRGGAVFRLDLIRKQVTVYSASADFRGPVAATIGPDGALYVLDRDAVAFEGTIARGVVWRIDRMGNAALFTASQFFRRPVDLAFDSSGNLMVSDEIADPAGYGEQHGAVFRRRGSSPSFDVFLASKRTASPAGFFIREGLTPLGLSDLEAEAADEGILLRWRVGEGQFDGFVILRASGSDPADEDYAPLNLDRLVPGMGPYEYLDEEIEPGTAYAYKIAAVLPGGGSRLYGPVHAVATAGRPFALHAAAPNPTRGSTSIRYSLPRKGDVRLQVFDLAGRRVRVLHDGPAGGGTKVLVWDGTNEQGRAVASGVYFLRLTWRDRSASGRVVLLR, encoded by the coding sequence GTGCTGGATCGACTCAGTCAGCCCCGAGGCCCCGATGCGGCACGGGGCGGCCTCTACGCCGTCGATCCCTGGGCGGGCTCCGTCGATACGCTCCTTGCCGTGGCGGACCATCCCGAGTTGCGCTTTCCGACCGGACTCGCCTACGGCAGAACCGACGAGCTTCTCCTCGTCGACAAGGACGCGAACCCGATGGGTTACCCGGGACGGCCGGGCGCGGTCTATTCCTTCGATTTGCAGAGTCGTACGCTGCGCCTCCTCGCGGCGAGCGACAAGTTCGTCGAGCCTTCGGATGTGATCCTCGAATCGACCGGGTCGGTCCTGATCGTGGACTACGAGGCCGACCCATCCGGGACGCAGCCGCGATCAGGCTGTCTCTTCGAGATCGATCCACTGAGCGGCGCGGTCACGCCCGTCCCTCATCAGGCGTACACGTTCGTCGATCCGATCGGCCTCGCGGAGGGACCTCTCCGACGCGTCTATGTCGTGGACATCAGCGCGAACCCGCGCGCTCTTCCTCAGAACACAGGAGCGGTCTTCCAGGTCATTCGAGAAGCGGGCAACCTCACGGTGCTGCTCTCGGCGGACACTCTGTATGCCGATCCGACGGACATCCTGGTCGAGGACAGCGGCAGAATCATCGTCTCGGACCGCGAGAGCGATCCCTTTGACTTCGGGCCGGGCGACCATGGAGCGCTCCTCTCGTTCTTCCCCCACTCCGGCCCTGTCAGCGTCTACGCGGGGCACGGGACGCTGCGGGGTCCCGAGGGGCTTGCCCTGTTCCGGGAGGGTAGCCTGTCCGTCAGTTCGCTGGACCTTGCGGACATCAACGGCCCCCCGGCCCTCCCCGGGGATTCCCTTCGGTTCGAGGTCTTGGTGTCGAACGCCGGGCCGGCCCGGATCGAGAGCGCCATGGCGAGCCTCTACGTCTCAGATCGGTTGAGCCTGATCGCCGTCGAGGGGAGCCCCGGCATCGGTCTGGACCCCCGCGCTGGCGGGCTGACGTGGCTCGGCGATCTGGAGCCCGCCGAAACCGCCCGCGTGGGCGGCTGGGCCCGCATCAACGACGATCTGGTCTTCGGCGAGCGCATCTTCGGATACACGAGGATCGCGGGGCCCGGCGCGCCGGCCCCGGACACGGCGGGGCTGCGCGGCGTGACCTACCTTGGACCTGGCGATGTCGTCCTGGTCGATCTCAACGCCGATCTCGGCGCGGGCACGGCGCGCGGAACGCTCTTCTTTCTCCGCGAGGGGGAAGGCGAGACAACCCCGATCATCTCGGCGGATCCCAGCTGGTTCGATCCTACGGCTGTCGAGTACGAGGGGCCCGGGAGACTGCTCATGGCGGATCCCTCCGGGGCGGGCGGCGGGCGGATCTTCTCCGTCGACTACCTGAACGGGACTTCGCGGATCTGGATCAGCGATCCCCGTCTCGGCACGCCTGTCGACCTCTGCATGACGAGAGGAGGCGATCTCCTGATCGTCGATCAACTCGCGTCTCTGCAGAATCCGACCGGCCAGCGGCCGGCCATCTTCATCAAGCGCGCGGGCCAGAGCGGGCTCAGCGTGTTCACCGATCATCCGGCGCTCGCTGCCCCGGATCAGCTCGCGGAGGACGATCTCGGGCGCCTCTGGCTGGTCGACAGCCAGGCCGATCCAAACGGCCTCCAGCACGGTTCAGGCGCTCTGTTCAGGATCGATGCCCAGACGGGAGCCCTGGCGGACACTCTCCAGTTCCGCGAGTTCGTCCGTCCCACCGGCGTCGTCGTCTGGCCAGAGGCGGGCTTGGCGGTCGTCGATGGCAGGGCGCGTCAGCTCGGGCCGATCGGAACCGGCGTGATCTTCCAGGTGGACCCGGACCGCGAGACGCTCGGGGTGAGAATCGAGGATCCGAGATTCAGGTTGCCTAGAAACGCGGCCTTCACCCTTGGGGGCGATCTCTGGATCGTGGACGCGATCGCGCGCGACGATGCTCTGCCCGGCGCCCCCGGGACTCTCTTCAGCTACAGTCCGGAGTCGGGTGAGATCAAGACGGTCGCGCAGTCGCCGGACTATGTGACCCCGGCGGACCTCTACATCGTTCCCGGGCCGACGCCCCGCTTCTACTCGTACGACGTGGAGGATCTCGATGGGCCACCCGTTGAGCCGGGCGACGAAGTGCGCGTCACCGCTCGAATCGGCAACAGCGGCCCCGTCGAGACTCGCGGGGTCGCCTACACCGACACCCTGCCCGCGTGGGTTGTCCTGGACCCCGAGACGATCAGGTACGAGGCGGGCACTCTCCAGCTCTTGCCCGAGCTGGGGGTCATTGTCTGGAATGTCGATCTCGGATCCGAGACCTCGTACACCATCACCTATGAAGGAAGGGTCCGGCCGGAGGCGCCGCAAGGCCTCGAAATCCTCTTCCGGTCCCATCTGCGGACGGCGGAGGGAGTGCACCGGGTCCGCAAGGCGAGCAAGAGGTTGCCGGTCTTCTTCGAGGAAGAGTACCTCTATCTCGTCGACTCCGATTGCGATCCGTTTCGATTCGGCAAGACCGTGGGCGCCCTCTGGAAGATCCACCTCCGCACCGGGAACACCGTGACGATGGCATCCAGTGAATCGATGGTCGAGCCCGTGGCCTGCCTGATGATGCCCTCGAGCCCGCCCGAGCTTTTCATCGTTGATGAGCTCGCGAATCCTCGGGGACATGCGGTGGGGAGGGGAGCGCTCTGGAGACTGCTCCCCCTTGAGTCGGCAATCGAGGTCGTGAGCGCAGAGCCGACCTTCAGGAATCCGCTCACGGCCATTCCGATCGGCGACCACGAGCTGTTGCTTCTGGACGGGCTCGCGAACCCGTTCAACCTCCCCGCGCGCTTCGGGCCGGGGGCGATCTACCACGTCGACACGCTCACCCGGGAGACGACCCCCTACCACAGCGACACCCTCTTCGTCTCGCCCAAGGACATCCTGCTCGACGGACGGGGCGGCCTGCTCGTGATCGATGCGGAGGCCGACCCTGGTGGCTACGGATTCCGTGGCGGGGCCGTCTTCCGGCTCGACCTCATCCGGAAGCAGGTCACGGTCTACTCCGCCTCTGCGGACTTCAGGGGCCCGGTCGCCGCGACGATCGGCCCTGACGGGGCGCTCTACGTCCTCGATCGAGATGCCGTGGCGTTCGAGGGGACGATCGCGCGCGGGGTCGTCTGGCGGATCGACCGGATGGGAAACGCGGCACTCTTCACGGCGTCTCAGTTCTTCCGGCGTCCCGTCGACCTCGCATTCGACTCCAGCGGCAACCTGATGGTTTCGGATGAGATCGCGGATCCGGCGGGCTACGGGGAGCAACACGGAGCGGTCTTCAGGAGGAGGGGATCCTCCCCATCGTTCGATGTCTTCCTCGCGAGCAAACGGACCGCCTCGCCGGCCGGGTTCTTCATCCGCGAGGGGCTGACCCCCCTGGGTTTGTCGGATCTGGAGGCGGAGGCGGCGGACGAAGGCATTCTCCTGCGCTGGAGGGTCGGAGAGGGGCAATTCGACGGCTTCGTCATCCTGCGGGCGAGCGGCTCCGATCCGGCCGATGAGGATTACGCGCCGCTCAACCTCGATCGTTTGGTCCCAGGTATGGGGCCCTACGAGTACCTCGATGAGGAGATCGAACCCGGCACGGCCTACGCGTACAAGATCGCGGCTGTGCTTCCAGGGGGTGGCTCGCGTCTCTACGGCCCCGTCCATGCCGTCGCGACGGCGGGCCGGCCGTTCGCTCTGCACGCCGCGGCGCCCAATCCGACCCGTGGCTCGACGAGCATCCGGTACAGCCTGCCTCGCAAGGGAGACGTGAGGCTGCAGGTCTTCGACCTGGCGGGCCGCCGAGTTCGCGTCCTGCATGATGGACCGGCCGGCGGCGGGACGAAGGTTCTCGTCTGGGATGGGACGAACGAGCAGGGGCGCGCGGTTGCGAGCGGCGTCTACTTTCTCAGGCTGACCTGGAGGGATCGCTCCGCGAGCGGTCGCGTCGTCCTGCTTCGCTAG